From Oenococcus sicerae, the proteins below share one genomic window:
- a CDS encoding PTS lactose/cellobiose transporter subunit IIA, which yields MIEDFENQDVIMGLIISGGNSKGASFEAIKAAKTGDFTKADAKLKEADQFLTEAHNSQTQMLTNEANGIHAKMSLLMVHAQDHVMNAITFRDLAGEIVDLYRSTRK from the coding sequence ATGATAGAAGACTTTGAAAATCAAGATGTTATCATGGGGCTTATCATAAGTGGTGGCAACTCTAAAGGTGCTTCTTTTGAGGCTATAAAAGCTGCTAAAACAGGTGATTTCACTAAAGCTGATGCAAAGCTTAAAGAGGCAGATCAATTTTTAACGGAAGCCCATAATTCTCAAACCCAGATGCTCACTAACGAAGCAAATGGTATTCATGCCAAAATGAGTTTATTAATGGTTCATGCTCAGGACCATGTGATGAATGCGATAACTTTCAGAGACTTAGCTGGTGAGATTGTTGATTTATATCGATCAACAAGAAAATAG
- a CDS encoding PTS sugar transporter subunit IIB has translation MTTKKIMLVCSAGMSTSLLVKKMQESAVAIGEEVSIFATSASDAQNKLDSEHPNILMLGPQVKYLLSDFQRRLTIPVEVINMQDYGLMNGKNVLTQALKDIG, from the coding sequence ATGACTACTAAGAAAATTATGCTTGTATGTTCAGCTGGCATGTCAACAAGCCTTTTAGTTAAAAAAATGCAAGAATCAGCCGTAGCGATAGGAGAAGAAGTTAGTATTTTTGCTACTTCTGCTTCGGATGCCCAAAATAAATTGGATTCAGAGCATCCAAATATTTTGATGTTGGGGCCACAGGTTAAATACCTATTAAGTGATTTTCAAAGGAGGCTGACTATTCCCGTGGAAGTAATTAATATGCAAGATTATGGCCTGATGAATGGCAAAAATGTGTTAACTCAAGCACTGAAAGATATTGGATAA
- a CDS encoding PTS sugar transporter subunit IIC produces MDNSEKKSTGKKVLDKFSDFSARVGNEVHLRSLRDSFAMIMPLFILAGVAVLINNVIFPLIASGNSLVNLQFWGNMVTNGTLNIAGLVLAPVIGYTLARNKGFENALLPAVIALSSLVIVMPFTLNVIPVGATKTVNVSGILSFSNLGTTGMFAGIIIGLVATEIFMRLSKIKHLKINIGGNVPPSVSASFSDMIPVIITLSFMALLSALLLVLGKTNLIALITNLIQEPLRRFNTSLPGMLFIYSCGNFLFTLGIHQTVINGTLLDPVLLINMNKNMAAYAAHKAIPYILTNTFRDTFGMIGGTGSTLCLLIAIFIFSKQRASKNVASLAGAPGIFNINEPVIFGYPIVFNIPMMIPFVLQPVIGILIAYFFTSIGWMSRVVVLIPWTTPPLLSAYLATAGDWRAVLVQLLIIIFGVAFYLPFMKISERVVARETALASKKTV; encoded by the coding sequence ATGGATAATTCCGAAAAAAAATCAACAGGAAAAAAAGTATTGGATAAATTTTCAGATTTCTCTGCAAGAGTAGGAAACGAAGTACATTTAAGATCTCTTCGTGATTCTTTTGCAATGATTATGCCCCTTTTTATCCTAGCTGGAGTAGCAGTGCTAATTAATAATGTTATCTTTCCACTTATTGCAAGTGGAAACAGCTTAGTTAATTTACAGTTTTGGGGCAACATGGTCACGAATGGCACACTTAACATTGCTGGTTTAGTATTAGCACCCGTTATTGGCTACACATTGGCAAGGAACAAAGGTTTTGAAAATGCTTTGTTACCCGCAGTTATTGCACTTTCAAGTTTGGTAATTGTAATGCCTTTTACTTTAAATGTGATTCCGGTTGGTGCAACTAAAACGGTCAATGTTTCTGGTATCTTATCATTTTCTAATTTAGGCACAACGGGTATGTTTGCTGGCATTATCATCGGATTAGTCGCAACTGAAATATTTATGCGTCTTTCAAAGATCAAACACTTGAAAATTAACATCGGTGGAAACGTACCACCATCAGTCTCCGCATCATTCAGTGACATGATTCCGGTAATTATTACACTGAGTTTTATGGCGCTTCTATCAGCCCTTCTGCTAGTATTAGGCAAAACCAATTTAATCGCATTAATTACCAATTTGATTCAAGAACCTCTCAGGAGATTTAATACTAGTTTACCAGGCATGTTGTTCATTTATAGTTGTGGTAATTTCCTGTTTACATTAGGAATTCATCAAACTGTGATTAATGGTACTTTATTGGATCCAGTATTACTAATTAATATGAACAAAAATATGGCAGCTTATGCCGCACACAAAGCAATTCCTTATATACTTACAAATACTTTTAGAGATACTTTTGGCATGATTGGTGGTACGGGATCGACGCTATGTTTGCTGATTGCAATTTTTATCTTTTCTAAGCAACGGGCCAGCAAGAATGTTGCCAGTCTTGCTGGTGCACCTGGAATATTTAATATCAATGAGCCGGTTATCTTCGGATATCCAATTGTCTTTAATATTCCGATGATGATTCCATTTGTGTTGCAACCGGTTATTGGTATTTTAATTGCTTATTTTTTCACCAGCATTGGTTGGATGAGCAGGGTTGTTGTGCTGATTCCGTGGACAACACCACCACTATTAAGTGCGTATTTAGCAACTGCAGGTGATTGGCGAGCGGTACTTGTACAATTATTGATCATCATATTTGGCGTTGCATTCTATTTGCCGTTCATGAAAATAAGTGAACGTGTAGTGGCTAGAGAAACAGCCTTAGCAAGTAAGAAAACTGTTTGA
- a CDS encoding glycoside hydrolase family 1 protein, translated as MEIFRVGKLKKDFFWGNSTSSMQTEGAWNEGGKGLSIYDIKPSTENSSDWKIAIDEYHRYPEDIKIMKDLGMNFYRFQISWSRIQPDGEGEFNQEGIDFYRRFISELLDAGIEPMICLYHFDMPLALAKKYNGFLNRRVVDLFFEYAKKMINIFGDQVKYWLTFNEQNCFSLSSAFASSGYLNGGKTVRELYQIQHNIILAHCRIANYVHDLKPDLLIGGMEAFQEVYPASALPADVEVVRKYKEFVDYNLLRIFTEGKYSSEVVCFMEKNHIEDILKVSDLAEISRNRSDFISFSYYTTTTLTSSEIPIASVPNYYGEAGYKKNPYLLSNEWNWQIDPQGFYGILMDLFNRTHLPIFPIENGIGVRENWDGKHQINDDYRIYYHRVHIQALEKAVSDGVDVIGYLGWGLIDIPSSRGDVDKRYGVVYVNRTNHELLDLKRVPKKSYYWLQKVIKSNGTEL; from the coding sequence ATGGAGATATTTCGTGTGGGGAAATTAAAAAAAGATTTTTTCTGGGGAAATTCAACATCGAGCATGCAAACTGAAGGAGCATGGAACGAGGGAGGCAAAGGTCTATCAATTTATGATATAAAACCAAGTACAGAAAATAGCTCTGACTGGAAAATTGCCATCGATGAGTACCACCGTTATCCAGAAGATATTAAAATTATGAAAGATTTGGGAATGAACTTTTACCGATTTCAGATTTCCTGGAGCCGAATTCAACCCGATGGGGAGGGAGAATTTAACCAAGAAGGGATTGATTTCTATCGTCGTTTTATTAGTGAACTTCTTGACGCTGGTATTGAACCCATGATTTGTTTATATCATTTCGATATGCCTTTAGCATTAGCAAAAAAATATAATGGTTTTTTGAATCGCAGAGTAGTTGACTTATTTTTTGAATATGCAAAAAAAATGATAAATATATTTGGCGACCAAGTAAAATACTGGCTGACCTTTAATGAACAAAACTGTTTTAGTTTGAGTTCTGCGTTTGCTAGCAGCGGTTATCTCAATGGTGGCAAGACTGTGAGAGAACTGTATCAAATTCAGCATAATATTATTTTGGCTCATTGTCGTATAGCTAATTACGTTCATGATTTAAAACCTGATTTACTAATTGGCGGCATGGAAGCTTTTCAGGAGGTTTATCCAGCCAGTGCTTTACCAGCTGATGTGGAGGTAGTTAGGAAGTACAAAGAGTTTGTTGATTATAATCTATTGCGTATTTTTACTGAAGGAAAATATTCATCGGAAGTTGTTTGTTTCATGGAAAAGAATCATATTGAAGATATTTTAAAAGTATCCGATCTTGCGGAAATATCGCGTAATAGGAGTGACTTCATCAGTTTTAGTTATTACACCACTACCACTTTGACTAGCAGTGAAATACCAATCGCTTCCGTTCCAAATTACTATGGCGAGGCTGGTTACAAAAAAAATCCGTACCTACTTTCAAACGAATGGAATTGGCAGATAGATCCTCAAGGTTTTTATGGTATTTTAATGGATTTATTTAATCGAACGCATCTACCAATTTTTCCCATCGAAAATGGTATCGGAGTCAGAGAAAACTGGGATGGCAAGCACCAAATCAATGACGACTATCGTATTTATTATCATCGTGTTCATATTCAAGCACTTGAGAAAGCAGTTAGTGATGGCGTTGATGTCATTGGGTATTTGGGTTGGGGATTAATTGATATCCCTAGTTCACGCGGAGATGTCGATAAAAGATACGGTGTAGTTTATGTCAATCGCACCAATCATGAATTACTAGATTTGAAAAGAGTTCCAAAAAAAAGTTATTACTGGCTGCAAAAAGTAATTAAATCCAATGGTACGGAATTGTAA
- a CDS encoding GntR family transcriptional regulator: MAKYIEIANILRKDISNHKYSDHDPFPDQKTLAKIFATSRMTIQKSLNILSAEGLIHSKQGSGTFVSKNADLIVQTDLGVDQYVGTTSLLGNKHVVESQIIKFLIRYPDNAEQEALNISEKELLYDIIRLRIVDKEPYALEYSKMPVKVIPGISDEVLKKSVYHYIQSDLGFRIGSAFRKIGAVKPDNYDKMFLNCVDGDPVLEVSQTVYLDNGIAFEFSRTRHRYDKGNVTVFVKSNLER; the protein is encoded by the coding sequence ATGGCAAAGTACATCGAAATCGCAAACATATTGCGTAAAGATATCAGCAATCACAAATATAGTGATCATGATCCCTTTCCAGACCAGAAAACTCTTGCTAAAATATTTGCTACTAGTCGCATGACGATTCAGAAGTCACTCAATATTTTATCCGCAGAAGGATTGATTCATAGTAAACAAGGATCTGGCACTTTTGTTTCAAAAAATGCTGATTTGATTGTGCAGACTGACCTCGGCGTCGATCAGTACGTTGGAACGACGAGTCTTTTAGGTAATAAACATGTCGTTGAAAGTCAGATTATTAAATTTCTAATTCGCTATCCTGACAATGCAGAGCAAGAAGCATTGAACATATCTGAAAAAGAACTTTTATATGACATTATTCGACTTCGAATAGTTGATAAGGAACCATATGCGTTAGAATACAGCAAAATGCCAGTTAAAGTAATTCCGGGTATTTCAGATGAAGTGCTTAAGAAATCTGTTTATCACTATATTCAGTCCGATCTAGGATTCAGAATTGGCTCCGCTTTTAGAAAAATAGGCGCTGTCAAGCCTGACAATTACGATAAAATGTTTTTGAATTGCGTGGATGGAGATCCAGTTTTAGAAGTAAGCCAGACAGTATATCTAGATAATGGAATCGCTTTTGAATTTTCTAGAACTCGGCATCGTTATGATAAAGGCAATGTCACGGTTTTCGTGAAATCAAACCTCGAAAGATAA
- a CDS encoding heavy metal translocating P-type ATPase has product MTNFRKFVVTLLVGGVALLAQFVFHAPLIAFWMILLAGGSTTLSMFIGMIQTLKNGKYGIDILAITAIVATLAVGEYWASLVVLIMLTGGDSLEDYASRQAGRELQSLLNNSPQTAHKIKDQAIIDLAVSEIQINDLILVKPNETVPVDGQIVAGQSTVDESSLTGESMAVSKNIDDALMSGSINGDTALKFKVTRLARDSQYQRLVRLVKESERKPANFVRLADQYALPFTLIAYLIGGLSWYLSKDPVRFAEVLVVASPCPLILAAPVALVAGMSRSSRAGIVVKNGTTIEKLAKAQSAAFDKTGTITAGSLVVDQITVDNSQMTAKQLLQLAASAEQDSSHILARSLQAAVKKDEIDLLSVSNLSETTGQGIRAIVDGKTISVGKAAFVKHTETGSRNQTAIFVAVNDQYAGMITFKDALRPETEQTLKKLKTLGLKRLIMLTGDQAGVAEKIASQIDIDEVHAQCLPEDKIRLLKTIPSKLHPIIMVGDGVNDAPALAAADIGIAMGAHGSTAASENADAVILKDDLYRVAQAVKISQETMAIARQSVWIGISICVFLMLLASTGLIPALLGAALQEVVDSVSILSSLRARKNR; this is encoded by the coding sequence TTGACTAATTTCAGAAAATTTGTTGTGACGCTACTGGTTGGCGGAGTTGCCCTACTTGCACAATTTGTGTTTCATGCACCGCTGATCGCTTTTTGGATGATCTTGCTGGCGGGTGGATCGACAACATTATCGATGTTCATCGGCATGATCCAGACACTAAAAAACGGTAAATACGGCATTGACATCCTCGCAATCACCGCGATCGTAGCAACCTTGGCAGTTGGTGAGTATTGGGCCAGTCTAGTTGTTTTGATCATGCTGACAGGCGGCGACAGTTTGGAAGATTATGCCAGTCGCCAAGCAGGCCGAGAATTACAATCCTTGTTAAATAATTCACCGCAGACTGCCCATAAAATCAAAGACCAAGCAATCATCGATCTCGCAGTCTCTGAAATTCAAATCAATGATCTGATCTTAGTCAAACCAAATGAGACAGTTCCTGTAGATGGCCAAATTGTGGCTGGCCAGTCAACCGTTGACGAATCTTCTTTGACCGGTGAATCGATGGCTGTTTCCAAAAACATCGATGATGCATTGATGTCTGGTTCGATCAATGGTGATACAGCTTTAAAATTTAAAGTCACGCGATTGGCGCGTGACAGCCAGTATCAGCGTTTGGTTCGTTTGGTAAAAGAATCTGAGAGAAAACCAGCTAACTTTGTCCGTCTAGCTGATCAATATGCGCTGCCTTTTACCTTGATCGCCTATCTGATCGGTGGTTTATCCTGGTATTTATCAAAAGATCCGGTCAGGTTTGCTGAAGTCTTAGTTGTCGCCTCGCCCTGTCCACTCATTTTAGCCGCACCAGTTGCTCTGGTTGCTGGTATGAGCCGTTCCAGTAGAGCGGGAATCGTTGTCAAAAACGGCACCACGATCGAAAAATTAGCTAAAGCCCAAAGTGCTGCTTTTGATAAAACAGGGACGATCACGGCCGGTAGCCTTGTTGTCGATCAGATCACAGTTGACAATTCCCAAATGACGGCAAAACAGCTGTTGCAGCTGGCAGCCAGCGCTGAACAGGATTCCTCACATATCTTGGCCCGTTCACTACAAGCAGCTGTCAAAAAAGACGAAATCGACCTTTTATCTGTCTCAAATCTATCAGAAACAACTGGCCAAGGCATTCGTGCCATCGTGGACGGCAAAACAATTTCAGTCGGAAAAGCGGCGTTTGTCAAACACACTGAAACAGGATCACGAAATCAAACAGCTATTTTTGTCGCCGTTAATGACCAATATGCTGGTATGATCACTTTTAAAGATGCCTTGCGTCCAGAGACCGAACAAACATTAAAAAAATTGAAAACACTTGGTTTAAAACGACTAATTATGCTGACCGGCGATCAAGCAGGCGTAGCTGAAAAAATTGCCAGTCAAATTGATATTGATGAAGTTCACGCACAATGTCTACCCGAAGACAAGATTCGTCTTTTAAAAACAATTCCCAGCAAACTTCACCCGATTATTATGGTAGGTGATGGTGTCAATGACGCACCGGCTTTAGCCGCTGCCGATATCGGCATTGCAATGGGTGCACATGGTTCAACAGCTGCCAGTGAAAACGCCGATGCCGTGATTTTAAAAGATGACTTATATCGTGTGGCTCAAGCCGTGAAAATTTCGCAAGAAACCATGGCTATCGCACGCCAATCAGTCTGGATCGGCATCTCGATTTGCGTTTTTCTGATGCTATTAGCCAGTACAGGCCTCATTCCAGCTTTATTAGGTGCTGCCCTGCAAGAAGTTGTTGATTCTGTTTCGATCCTATCCTCATTGCGTGCTAGAAAAAATCGCTAA
- a CDS encoding LacI family DNA-binding transcriptional regulator: MKHATISDVAKEVGVSATTISSFLNGRYNKMSSATRRKINDTIVQMNYRPFASARDMRSRQTKTIAVIMGDTSNLFSSFLFTGIYNVFQPLGYSVLLLNVSNAAREEDQGIDRLLAQRVDGLIIQPSQGNFKAYEKILKNATPLVMVDRECQDQPTSVAKVVTNNFSSSLELGVELGNRGYQSIVLICRIKAISAQTQRINGFQKAAEANRVHIQVINTDGHDDSWLAKQLSKAMGNRQQKTVFVTLMGPLLFKLLTFFKKNHLTFPIDAGLLSFDDWDWSQFVGDGIDLMEQNPMEMGRRAGKLLYQAINQENDPDLIVDQVPAKRIAGSSL, from the coding sequence ATGAAACATGCAACGATATCAGACGTCGCAAAAGAAGTCGGCGTTTCAGCCACGACCATTTCAAGTTTTTTAAATGGCCGCTACAATAAAATGAGTTCCGCCACTAGACGGAAAATCAATGATACGATCGTCCAAATGAACTATCGGCCCTTTGCATCGGCTAGAGACATGCGCAGTCGGCAAACGAAGACGATCGCTGTGATCATGGGCGACACTTCTAACCTTTTTTCGTCTTTTCTATTCACGGGAATCTATAATGTTTTTCAACCACTGGGCTATAGTGTGTTGCTGCTAAATGTCAGCAATGCTGCTAGGGAGGAGGACCAAGGTATCGACCGCCTGTTGGCGCAGCGCGTGGATGGTTTGATTATTCAGCCGAGCCAAGGGAACTTCAAAGCTTATGAAAAAATTCTTAAAAACGCGACACCGCTTGTCATGGTTGACCGAGAATGCCAGGATCAGCCGACTAGCGTTGCTAAGGTTGTCACAAATAACTTTTCGTCTAGTCTGGAACTGGGCGTTGAATTAGGGAATCGCGGTTACCAGTCAATTGTTTTGATTTGTCGAATCAAGGCTATATCCGCTCAGACACAGCGAATTAATGGTTTTCAAAAAGCTGCCGAAGCAAATCGTGTTCATATCCAGGTGATTAATACTGATGGTCATGATGATTCCTGGCTGGCAAAACAGTTATCTAAAGCGATGGGCAATCGCCAGCAGAAAACGGTTTTCGTAACTTTAATGGGTCCTTTGCTCTTCAAATTATTGACTTTTTTCAAGAAAAATCACTTAACTTTCCCAATTGATGCGGGTTTACTGAGTTTTGATGATTGGGATTGGTCACAGTTCGTTGGTGATGGTATTGATTTAATGGAACAGAATCCAATGGAAATGGGCCGGCGTGCAGGGAAGCTTCTTTATCAAGCGATTAATCAGGAAAATGATCCCGATTTGATTGTTGATCAAGTGCCTGCCAAACGAATTGCTGGATCATCTTTATAA
- a CDS encoding gluconate:H+ symporter, translating into MPLLIVLLGVILLVFLITKLKLNTFVSLVITAFIVGLLLGVPVGNISTSIETGIGGQLGHLAIIFGFGSMLGKLISDAGGGFRIANKLIQTFGKKRIQIAVILTSFIIGLALFFEVGLVVLLPIIFVIAREVDLPLMYLGIPMAATLNVAHGFLPPHPAPTAVALALNAPLGHVLLLGIIVSIPTIIISGPIFNYFLHRFYPRVYRKNVNISVLGKYKEFKLEETPGFAVSVVTALLPVILISVATICDYVLPKGNLFNEVIQFIGAPDAAMLISLLIAIFTMGIFRGLKIKEIGDSMTESVKQISMMLLIIGGGGAFKQVLVDGGVSKYIGQLFSQTNLSPIFVAWLIAALLRVSLGSSTVASITAASLVGSVVTNSGVNPALIVLAIGAGSVFADHVNDAGFWMIKEYFGLSLKETFLSWTTLTSVISVSGLLSIFAVSAFM; encoded by the coding sequence ATGCCACTATTGATCGTGTTGTTGGGTGTCATCCTACTCGTATTTTTAATTACGAAATTAAAATTAAATACTTTTGTGTCTTTAGTCATCACGGCCTTTATTGTCGGGTTGCTGCTGGGTGTACCGGTGGGTAATATTTCAACAAGCATCGAGACCGGGATCGGCGGTCAGCTTGGCCATCTCGCAATTATTTTCGGTTTTGGATCGATGCTAGGAAAACTGATTTCTGATGCTGGCGGTGGTTTTCGTATCGCGAATAAGCTGATTCAGACCTTTGGGAAAAAACGGATTCAGATCGCCGTGATTCTAACTTCGTTTATTATTGGACTGGCTTTATTCTTTGAAGTTGGTCTGGTTGTTTTGCTGCCGATCATCTTTGTAATTGCCAGAGAAGTCGATCTGCCCTTGATGTATCTTGGCATTCCGATGGCCGCAACTTTGAACGTTGCCCATGGTTTTTTGCCGCCTCATCCAGCACCGACAGCTGTAGCCTTGGCTTTAAATGCACCTTTGGGGCATGTGCTATTGTTGGGAATTATCGTCTCGATTCCAACGATCATTATTTCTGGTCCTATTTTCAATTACTTCCTGCATCGTTTCTATCCGAGAGTTTACCGCAAAAACGTCAATATTTCTGTGTTGGGAAAATATAAAGAATTCAAATTGGAAGAGACACCGGGTTTTGCTGTCAGCGTTGTCACAGCTTTGCTGCCAGTGATCTTGATCAGCGTTGCGACTATTTGCGATTATGTACTGCCAAAAGGAAATTTGTTCAACGAAGTTATTCAATTTATCGGTGCGCCGGATGCTGCAATGCTGATTTCTTTGTTGATCGCGATCTTTACAATGGGCATTTTCCGCGGTTTGAAAATTAAAGAAATTGGTGATTCCATGACCGAATCTGTCAAACAAATTTCCATGATGCTGCTGATCATTGGTGGTGGTGGTGCTTTTAAACAGGTTCTTGTCGATGGCGGCGTTTCCAAATATATTGGTCAATTATTCAGTCAAACAAATTTGTCACCGATTTTTGTCGCTTGGCTGATCGCGGCGTTGCTGCGTGTTAGCCTTGGTTCATCGACTGTTGCTTCGATTACGGCTGCCAGTCTAGTCGGTTCGGTCGTGACTAATTCTGGTGTCAATCCAGCTTTGATCGTTTTGGCGATCGGTGCTGGCAGTGTCTTTGCCGACCATGTTAATGACGCTGGTTTTTGGATGATCAAGGAGTATTTCGGTCTCAGTTTGAAAGAAACTTTCTTGTCTTGGACAACACTGACATCTGTGATTTCAGTTTCTGGTCTGTTATCGATTTTTGCGGTTTCAGCTTTTATGTAA
- a CDS encoding SDR family oxidoreductase, with protein sequence MGLISKNVFNLDGKVALITGGASGLGANYTRALATFGADIFIVSQSKKGWEEIEEFVTSQNRKIAFLQQDITATGAAAEIVAACVAEYGKLDILVNNAGIQIRNKLLDYEDSDWLKVIDINLNALYFLSHEVAKVMVKQHSGKIINIGSMQSFRAGKFIFPYTASKHGVIGLTKAYADALAPEGIQVNSIAPGYIDTEMTKPLQEDKVRNKEILEHIPAGHWADPSELMGTVVYLASAASNYVTGATIPVDGGYLLR encoded by the coding sequence ATGGGTTTGATTTCGAAAAATGTTTTTAATCTAGACGGCAAAGTTGCTTTGATCACAGGCGGTGCATCAGGCCTAGGAGCTAATTACACAAGGGCTTTAGCAACTTTTGGTGCTGATATTTTCATTGTTAGCCAATCGAAAAAGGGTTGGGAAGAAATTGAGGAATTTGTTACTAGCCAAAATCGCAAGATCGCTTTTTTGCAACAGGACATCACGGCTACAGGGGCTGCGGCTGAAATTGTTGCTGCGTGTGTTGCAGAGTATGGCAAGTTGGATATCTTAGTCAATAACGCTGGTATTCAGATTCGCAATAAGCTCTTGGATTATGAGGACAGCGACTGGTTAAAGGTGATCGATATTAATCTGAATGCGCTATATTTTCTTTCTCATGAAGTAGCCAAAGTCATGGTGAAACAGCATTCTGGCAAGATCATCAACATTGGTTCAATGCAGTCGTTTCGTGCCGGTAAATTTATTTTTCCTTACACGGCAAGCAAACATGGCGTTATTGGTCTGACCAAAGCCTATGCTGATGCCCTTGCACCAGAAGGCATTCAAGTTAATTCGATCGCGCCAGGCTATATCGATACAGAAATGACCAAGCCTTTGCAAGAAGATAAAGTGCGTAATAAAGAAATTCTTGAACATATTCCAGCTGGCCATTGGGCAGACCCATCGGAATTAATGGGGACTGTTGTTTACCTAGCTAGTGCTGCTTCTAATTATGTCACCGGTGCCACGATACCAGTCGATGGCGGTTATCTGCTGCGTTGA